A genomic window from Amblyraja radiata isolate CabotCenter1 chromosome 18, sAmbRad1.1.pri, whole genome shotgun sequence includes:
- the LOC116983514 gene encoding uncharacterized protein LOC116983514 gives MELLPADQDTESAEAVSSQRISKIPTALNRKQSKLIVHFDLNNTLQLFDTVTRQGPRSALSSFLTTVTWGQINQEGKWEWMSLEPSLNPPCDGAVSYYSQFGKLLDFTDTADGSLFKKIFTDHLQQMEWTDPHNDLLSVTGEDGKEYHRILPAFFELIDCLLSQNREFAIVFRTFGADLSRALKTTEVTLSGQHPQYQHLQMKHLPLTMVPGKIRCNKKDVVLTLGSERISIKSDPKALYHYFSSLEGIVGFQDHFDWWARNSFSSHGGKPFWIDPSETGIQHIFIDDNIRLNDAESIICAQMFVDGGSETRIVPTAELEDVCLVRTDLLKAIHDRNYFIKCVEQCEENYNNYTALL, from the exons ATGGAATTACTGCCTGCAGATCAAGACACAGAGAGTGCGGAAGCTGTTTCAAGTCAGAGGATCAGCAAGATTCCCACAGCATTGAACCGCAAACAATCAAAGCTGATTGTGCACTTTGACTTAAATAACACACTGCAGTTGTTTGATACTGTTACCAGACAAGGACCTAGAAGTGCTCTTAGTTCCTTTTTAACCACTGTTACCTGGGGGCAGATCAACCAGGAAG GGAAGTGGGAGTGGATGAGCCTTGAACCTTCTTTGAATCCACCATGTGATGGGGCTGTGAGCTATTATTCACAATTTGGAAAGCTACTAGACTTCACAGACACTGCTGATGGTAGCCTCTTTAAGAAGATTTTCACTGATCACTTACAGCAAATGGAATGGACAGATCCCCACAATGATCTCCTTTCTGTGACTGGTGAAGATGGAAAAGAGTACCACAGGATCCTCCCAGCTTTCTTCGAACTGATTGATTGTTTGTTATCTCAAAACAGAGAATTTGCAATTGTATTTAGGACTTTTGGCGCAGATTTATCTAGAGCTTTGAAGACGACAGAGGTTACCCTATCGGGTCAACATCCTCAGTATCAACATCTTCAGATGAAACAT CTGCCTTTAACAATGGTACCAGGCAAAATCCGTTGCAATAAAAAGGATGTTGTGTTGACCTTGGGATCTGAACGAATTTCCATAAAATCAGATCCTAAAGCTTTATATCACTACTTCTCTTCATTGGAGGGAATTGTGGGTTTTCAGGATCATTTCGACTG GTGGGCAAGGAATAGCTTCTCAAGCCATGGTGGTAAACCATTTTGGATTGATCCTTCTGAAACTGGAATACAACACATCTTCATCGATGATAATATCCGCTTAAATGATGCTGAATCTATTATTTGTGCACAG ATGTTTGTAGATGGTGGCAGTGAAACCCGAATTGTCCCAACCGCAGAGTTGGAAGACGTTTGCTTGGTCCGGACTGACCTTCTCAAGGCCATCCATGACCGCAATTATTTCATCAAGTGTGTGGAGCAGTGTGAAGAGAATTACAACAACTACACAGCTCTATTGTAA